In the Candidatus Poribacteria bacterium genome, one interval contains:
- the rsxC gene encoding electron transport complex subunit RsxC — translation MFKFRKGVHLPYSKVTASHKIERSKIPETAVIPLQQHIGAPAQPIVSAKDTVSVGQLIGQSSAFVSANVHSSVTGVVRRIAPMPSPSGRSVLSVVIETTEEPAESYERIREVDDLSREDIIKIIAESGIVGLGGAGFPTHVKLSPPKDKPIDTLIINGSECEPYLTADHRLMLERTDEIIEGTLLLMKALNAKDCFIAIEDNKPDAIKAFEERLAGKPIKVVETKTRYPQGAEKVLIKSVTGREVPVGGLPLDVGVVVQNIGTTYAVFEAVILGKPLYERVVTVTGEVNDPKNLLVRIGTPVSQLIEECGGYKEGVRRVIMGGPMMGVSLPSDEVPVVKTTTGILALGDIPKTRRYPCISCGRCIDVCPMGLMPRIFPILYEKGRFQEALEYDVLNCIECGCCEYECPSKVQIVQSIRAIKSRLRREK, via the coding sequence ATATTCAAATTTCGTAAAGGAGTTCATCTCCCCTACAGCAAAGTCACCGCCTCCCACAAAATAGAAAGATCAAAAATACCTGAAACGGCGGTAATTCCCCTACAACAGCATATCGGCGCCCCCGCTCAACCCATTGTCTCCGCCAAGGATACTGTATCGGTCGGACAGTTGATAGGCCAAAGCTCCGCCTTCGTGAGCGCCAACGTCCATTCAAGCGTCACAGGTGTCGTGAGGAGAATTGCCCCTATGCCTTCCCCTTCCGGAAGAAGTGTGCTGTCGGTGGTGATCGAGACGACGGAGGAGCCGGCGGAGAGCTACGAGCGGATAAGAGAGGTGGATGACTTAAGCAGGGAGGATATAATCAAGATAATCGCCGAGTCGGGGATCGTAGGGCTCGGTGGTGCCGGATTCCCCACCCACGTCAAGCTGAGTCCTCCCAAGGACAAACCGATTGACACGTTGATCATAAACGGTTCGGAGTGTGAGCCCTATCTCACGGCAGACCACAGGCTCATGCTCGAAAGGACGGATGAGATCATCGAAGGAACTCTGCTCCTCATGAAGGCCCTGAACGCCAAGGACTGCTTCATAGCGATAGAGGACAACAAACCCGATGCGATTAAGGCGTTTGAGGAGAGACTGGCCGGTAAGCCGATCAAGGTCGTGGAGACCAAAACGAGATATCCCCAGGGCGCCGAAAAGGTGTTGATCAAGTCCGTAACGGGAAGAGAGGTGCCTGTGGGAGGACTACCTCTGGACGTGGGAGTGGTGGTTCAAAATATCGGGACGACATATGCCGTCTTCGAGGCCGTGATACTCGGAAAGCCGCTTTACGAGCGAGTCGTCACGGTCACAGGTGAGGTTAATGATCCTAAAAACCTTTTAGTCAGAATCGGGACGCCTGTCTCTCAACTGATAGAGGAATGCGGCGGATACAAAGAGGGCGTAAGGCGGGTTATAATGGGTGGACCGATGATGGGCGTATCCCTTCCCTCCGACGAGGTGCCCGTCGTAAAGACCACAACGGGCATCCTGGCCTTAGGTGATATACCGAAGACGAGAAGATATCCGTGCATCAGTTGCGGCAGATGTATCGACGTCTGCCCGATGGGACTGATGCCGCGGATCTTTCCCATACTGTATGAGAAGGGGAGGTTCCAGGAAGCGTTGGAGTACGACGTATTAAACTGCATAGAATGTGGCTGTTGTGAGTATGAATGTCCCTCAAAGGTCCAAATCGTTCAATCCATAAGGGCCATCAAGAGCAGGTTAAGAAGGGAAAAGTAG